One Streptomyces sp. CNQ-509 DNA window includes the following coding sequences:
- a CDS encoding FtsX-like permease family protein, whose translation MADLDSARLVARALGRSWRQRPARMASAIAAGIGGVLLTTAMLLVSVSVLDAIKGASISGIRPDVVAVEARAPGGMDSSLMDRAEQRTGAEGSRSVVLSTTAQTSAGSDNEPVVLFGVDEALAGFVDDQLAAEVGGTPLGADEVFLSETWAGDHGVREGDTVRISSPEGVQTWRVAGLLSGDVANRGSVVIAPLPTVAAAFDRGDTADVLLLDPGNGDRDTVAAEAEAAVDGAADVKHPEDLLSGYSKTFQTSVTILALFAVIAVLTAAVVLFLTWRLALDDARSTLARMRLFGVRTRHLMLGSAAVMVPLLLGTYVVGAALGVWVGTLLSSFTEQITNLTGQAVTPGVPWQVPVAGAFAAAVVMFAAAWLSGVRRFTAITAIEAVTGRDRIALMPGGTRRPLVAGLVTVAIGVLLVAFGGEMVRSASLLFLLGGAALLCVVLPVVVGALLRRGEPGPMRLGAGRQLQLSWRRNAVLSITFTVAVVTSIAMAGVSSSIKDDVGASVDRWTQSELVVQAAGVGENLQNEKFPLSLGQELGAVDGVDGVTPFTYAYVTLDGKKTQVWNWPSDHELSTDLEVAEGEEDFLTALGPDEIAISSNFARTQDMEVGDTLDMPLPSGQRALRVRTIVEDSASDGGMLIASTALYRELAATDGVYEYFVGVREGADVSEVAATLENTVAERYPRAKVRTQEEVRAAFGGITARLVSAFEAFAWVMFLLAVMVGGATLASGLVERQRGLALTRLVGATRKSVSRQLTAETLLIAVSSWVVALPVGLLAIPAMLDAQAGQSGLLPPVTVPLLLTVASLPLVALCMLLALWVAGPRRANPPLRELLAQE comes from the coding sequence ATGGCCGACCTCGACTCCGCGCGCCTCGTCGCGCGTGCCCTCGGGAGGAGTTGGCGGCAACGGCCGGCCCGGATGGCCTCGGCGATAGCCGCCGGCATCGGCGGCGTGCTGCTGACCACCGCGATGCTGCTGGTCTCCGTCTCCGTGCTCGATGCCATCAAGGGCGCGTCCATCAGCGGGATCCGGCCCGACGTCGTCGCCGTCGAGGCCCGTGCCCCCGGCGGCATGGACAGCAGCCTGATGGACCGCGCGGAGCAGCGGACGGGCGCGGAGGGCTCCCGCTCGGTGGTCCTCAGCACCACCGCGCAGACGTCCGCCGGCTCCGACAACGAGCCGGTCGTCCTCTTCGGTGTCGACGAGGCGCTCGCCGGCTTCGTCGACGACCAGCTCGCCGCGGAGGTCGGGGGCACCCCGCTCGGCGCCGACGAGGTCTTCCTCTCCGAGACGTGGGCCGGCGACCACGGCGTCCGCGAGGGCGACACGGTCCGCATCAGCTCGCCGGAGGGCGTCCAGACGTGGCGGGTGGCGGGCCTGCTCAGCGGGGACGTCGCCAACCGCGGCTCGGTCGTCATCGCCCCCCTGCCCACCGTCGCAGCCGCGTTCGACCGTGGCGACACCGCCGACGTGCTGCTCCTCGACCCCGGGAACGGCGACCGGGACACGGTCGCCGCCGAGGCCGAGGCGGCGGTCGACGGCGCCGCCGACGTCAAGCACCCCGAGGACCTGCTTTCCGGCTACAGCAAGACCTTCCAGACATCGGTCACCATCCTCGCGCTGTTCGCGGTGATCGCCGTGCTGACCGCCGCCGTGGTGCTCTTCCTCACCTGGCGGCTCGCCCTCGACGACGCCCGCTCCACGCTCGCCCGGATGCGGCTGTTCGGCGTCCGCACCCGTCACCTCATGCTGGGCTCGGCCGCCGTCATGGTGCCGCTGCTGCTCGGCACGTACGTCGTCGGTGCGGCCCTCGGCGTATGGGTCGGCACACTGCTCAGCTCGTTCACCGAGCAGATCACCAACCTCACGGGGCAGGCCGTGACCCCAGGCGTGCCCTGGCAGGTGCCGGTGGCGGGGGCATTCGCCGCCGCCGTGGTGATGTTCGCCGCCGCCTGGCTGTCCGGTGTACGCCGTTTCACGGCGATCACCGCGATCGAGGCGGTCACCGGTCGCGACCGGATCGCGCTGATGCCGGGCGGCACACGCCGGCCGCTCGTGGCCGGGCTGGTCACGGTCGCCATCGGGGTGCTGCTGGTCGCGTTCGGCGGCGAGATGGTCAGGTCCGCCAGCCTGCTGTTCCTGCTCGGCGGTGCGGCCTTGCTCTGTGTCGTGCTGCCCGTGGTCGTGGGCGCGTTGCTGCGGCGGGGCGAGCCGGGGCCGATGCGTCTCGGTGCCGGCAGGCAGCTCCAACTGAGCTGGCGGCGGAACGCGGTGCTCAGCATCACGTTCACCGTCGCCGTGGTGACCTCCATCGCCATGGCAGGGGTGTCCAGCAGCATCAAGGACGATGTGGGCGCGTCGGTGGACCGCTGGACCCAGAGCGAGCTGGTGGTCCAGGCCGCCGGGGTCGGGGAGAACCTCCAGAACGAGAAGTTCCCGCTGTCCCTCGGCCAAGAGCTGGGCGCCGTGGACGGCGTCGACGGCGTCACCCCGTTCACGTACGCCTACGTCACCCTGGACGGCAAGAAGACGCAGGTCTGGAACTGGCCCTCCGACCACGAGCTGTCCACGGACCTGGAGGTGGCCGAGGGCGAGGAGGACTTCCTCACCGCTCTCGGACCCGACGAGATCGCCATCTCCTCCAACTTCGCCCGCACCCAGGACATGGAGGTCGGCGACACCCTCGACATGCCGCTGCCCAGTGGCCAACGAGCCTTGCGGGTGAGGACGATCGTCGAGGACTCGGCCTCCGACGGCGGCATGCTGATCGCGAGCACCGCGCTCTACCGGGAGCTCGCCGCCACGGACGGGGTGTACGAGTACTTCGTCGGCGTGCGCGAGGGCGCGGACGTCTCCGAGGTCGCGGCAACCCTGGAGAACACGGTCGCCGAGCGCTACCCGCGGGCCAAGGTGCGCACCCAGGAGGAGGTGCGGGCCGCCTTCGGCGGCATCACCGCCCGCCTGGTGAGTGCCTTCGAGGCGTTCGCCTGGGTGATGTTCCTCCTCGCGGTCATGGTCGGGGGCGCCACGCTGGCGTCCGGGCTGGTCGAGCGGCAGCGTGGCCTTGCACTGACCCGGCTCGTGGGCGCGACGCGCAAGAGCGTCAGCCGCCAGCTCACCGCCGAGACGCTGCTGATCGCGGTGAGTTCATGGGTCGTGGCGCTGCCGGTCGGCCTCCTCGCCATCCCGGCGATGCTCGACGCGCAGGCGGGGCAGAGCGGGCTGTTGCCGCCGGTGACCGTGCCCCTGCTGCTCACCGTGGCCAGCCTGCCGCTGGTGGCGCTGTGCATGCTGCTTGCGCTGTGGGTCGCCGGTCCCCGCCGGGCGAACCCGCCGCTGCGGGAGCTACTCGCCCAGGAGTGA
- a CDS encoding EamA family transporter — translation MEATLRWSVITAIAPVAWGTTYYVTGEYLPPERPLYGAAIRALPAGLLLLAVRRALPRGSWWWRSLVLGVLNMGGFFALVYVAAQRLPTSVASTVMATAPLVMTVLAWPLVREPPRARHLAAAVAGAAGVCVMLLTASASIDPVGVLASASAMAMSSCGYLLAKRWSDGADTLATTAWQLAAGGLILLPAAAAIEGRPPALDAPALLGFGYVALVATALAFVAWFAGLRRLPAATVGLVGLLNPVTGVLLGTAVAGETLTGRQLAGLALTLASVTLARPTTRRAERERTADAPRATSACPPGSRTAGG, via the coding sequence ATGGAAGCTACCTTGCGCTGGTCGGTGATCACCGCGATCGCACCGGTGGCGTGGGGCACGACGTACTACGTCACCGGGGAGTACTTGCCGCCCGAACGACCGCTGTACGGCGCGGCGATACGGGCCCTGCCGGCCGGGCTGCTGCTGCTCGCCGTGCGCCGTGCGCTGCCGCGCGGCTCCTGGTGGTGGCGGTCCCTGGTGCTCGGTGTGCTGAACATGGGCGGGTTCTTCGCCCTCGTCTACGTGGCCGCGCAGCGCCTGCCGACCAGCGTGGCCTCGACCGTCATGGCCACCGCCCCACTGGTTATGACGGTGCTGGCCTGGCCCCTGGTCCGCGAGCCGCCGCGGGCACGCCATCTGGCAGCGGCGGTGGCGGGCGCGGCCGGCGTGTGCGTCATGCTGCTGACCGCGAGCGCGTCGATCGATCCCGTCGGCGTCCTCGCATCGGCGAGCGCCATGGCGATGTCCTCATGCGGCTACCTCCTCGCCAAACGCTGGAGCGACGGCGCCGACACCCTAGCCACGACGGCATGGCAACTCGCGGCCGGCGGACTGATCCTGCTCCCGGCGGCCGCGGCCATCGAGGGCCGGCCACCGGCGCTCGATGCTCCGGCACTGCTCGGATTCGGCTACGTCGCCCTCGTCGCCACAGCGCTGGCCTTCGTCGCCTGGTTCGCCGGCCTGCGCCGGCTGCCGGCTGCGACCGTTGGCCTGGTCGGCCTCCTCAACCCGGTCACCGGCGTGCTGCTGGGCACCGCGGTCGCGGGCGAGACGCTGACCGGTCGCCAACTAGCGGGGCTGGCACTGACCTTGGCGAGTGTGACCCTCGCCCGTCCCACCACACGCCGAGCCGAGCGAGAGCGGACAGCCGACGCACCGCGGGCCACCTCTGCATGCCCTCCAGGATCAAGGACAGCAGGCGGTTGA
- a CDS encoding response regulator transcription factor, which yields MRIMIADDEAAIRESLERVLQVEGYDTSTVANGFAVLDGVVGADGDTLDLLILDVMMPRLGGLETCRRLRAAGRDLPVLMLTARDQVSDRVTGLDAGADDYLPKPFATEELLARVRALLRRRTPTDGESQILSFADVRLDPDRFEAWRGERPLRLTRTEFSLLHLFMSNATRVLTRDALFEAIWGFDMSATANNLQVYVSYLRRKMEAEGEPRLIYTLRGLGYTLRETPP from the coding sequence GTGCGGATCATGATCGCGGATGATGAAGCGGCCATCCGTGAGTCGCTGGAGCGGGTGCTCCAGGTCGAGGGTTACGACACCAGCACCGTCGCCAACGGTTTCGCCGTGCTCGACGGGGTCGTTGGGGCCGACGGCGACACCCTGGATCTGCTGATCCTCGACGTGATGATGCCCCGCCTCGGCGGGTTGGAGACCTGCCGGCGGTTGCGGGCCGCGGGTCGGGATCTGCCGGTGCTGATGCTGACCGCCCGTGACCAGGTCTCCGACCGGGTCACAGGGCTGGACGCGGGCGCCGACGACTACCTGCCCAAGCCGTTCGCCACCGAGGAGTTGCTGGCCCGGGTGCGGGCCCTGCTGCGCCGGCGCACGCCGACCGACGGGGAGTCGCAGATCCTGTCGTTCGCCGACGTCCGGCTCGATCCCGACAGGTTCGAGGCGTGGCGGGGCGAGCGGCCGCTGCGCCTGACCCGGACCGAGTTCTCCCTCCTGCACCTCTTCATGAGCAACGCGACCCGGGTCTTGACCCGCGACGCGCTGTTCGAGGCGATCTGGGGCTTCGACATGAGCGCCACCGCCAACAACCTCCAGGTATACGTGAGCTACCTGCGCCGCAAGATGGAGGCCGAGGGTGAACCGCGATTGATCTACACGCTGCGCGGCCTGGGATACACGTTGCGGGAGACTCCTCCGTGA
- a CDS encoding TetR/AcrR family transcriptional regulator has product MFEEQTVPTRGPVHEAISKCRPVGGFRRGRLCGVPPHWTRSLAAAGVGNATLCRHFPTRQALIAAVYDDRLRRVRAAAEETCTSQPAFKALMT; this is encoded by the coding sequence GTGTTCGAGGAGCAGACCGTCCCGACACGCGGGCCTGTCCATGAGGCGATCTCGAAGTGCCGGCCGGTGGGCGGCTTCCGAAGAGGTCGCCTGTGTGGGGTGCCGCCTCACTGGACGAGATCGCTCGCGGCCGCCGGCGTCGGCAACGCGACGCTCTGCCGGCACTTCCCGACGCGTCAAGCGCTGATCGCGGCCGTGTACGACGACCGGTTGCGCCGAGTGCGTGCGGCCGCCGAGGAAACCTGCACCAGCCAGCCGGCGTTCAAGGCGCTGATGACCTGA
- a CDS encoding MarR family winged helix-turn-helix transcriptional regulator codes for MDLVEENSAAPLDHVARIQAEWARERPDLDVTPQAVIGRLHRLGALLTRRLCLVYDQYGLSEGEFDVLAALRRAGDPYERAPGELAAHTMVTTGAMTKRIDRLERNGLVTRRRSASDGRGRVVALTSAGRKLIDRAFTDHMRNERGLLDAVSPEEAAQLRTLLTTWLARLEQLDGT; via the coding sequence ATGGACCTTGTGGAGGAGAACAGCGCAGCACCCCTGGACCATGTCGCCCGGATCCAGGCCGAGTGGGCTCGGGAGCGCCCGGACCTGGACGTCACCCCGCAGGCGGTGATCGGCCGGCTGCACCGGCTGGGTGCCCTGCTGACCCGGCGACTGTGCCTCGTCTACGACCAGTACGGGCTGAGCGAGGGCGAGTTCGACGTGCTGGCGGCCTTGCGGCGGGCGGGCGACCCGTACGAGCGGGCGCCCGGCGAACTGGCTGCGCACACCATGGTGACAACGGGCGCGATGACCAAGCGGATCGACCGTCTGGAACGCAACGGGCTGGTTACCCGGCGCCGCTCGGCGAGCGATGGTCGCGGCCGCGTGGTTGCCCTCACATCGGCCGGTCGCAAGCTGATCGACCGGGCCTTCACGGACCACATGCGCAACGAGCGCGGCCTCCTCGACGCAGTCTCCCCCGAGGAGGCAGCCCAGCTGCGGACCCTCCTAACCACGTGGCTCGCCCGCCTGGAGCAGCTGGACGGGACTTGA
- a CDS encoding TetR family transcriptional regulator: MSTPAPAPRRDAETSKLAILRAARYLLARRPHADITLKDVAERAGVSPPLIVKYFGNKNALFAGVMSFETDASALLDAPLGELGAHMVRHILEGQRERGVDPLLRIAFAPLHGQDGDVLRVNFRNQVVDHLALRLAGPDAGLRAELAVAQLVGLGVMYGIARGPALRAGAAEDVVRRFAPTVQMLLTP; the protein is encoded by the coding sequence ATGAGCACCCCCGCACCCGCCCCCCGGCGGGACGCCGAGACGAGCAAGCTCGCCATACTCCGCGCGGCCCGGTACCTGCTGGCCCGGCGCCCGCATGCCGACATCACCTTGAAGGACGTTGCCGAACGCGCCGGGGTGAGCCCACCCCTGATCGTGAAGTACTTCGGCAACAAGAACGCTCTGTTCGCCGGAGTCATGTCCTTCGAAACCGACGCCAGTGCTCTGCTGGATGCCCCCCTCGGCGAGCTGGGTGCCCACATGGTCCGGCACATCCTCGAAGGCCAGCGCGAACGAGGTGTCGACCCGCTCCTGCGGATCGCTTTCGCTCCGCTGCACGGCCAGGACGGCGATGTCCTGCGGGTGAACTTCCGTAATCAGGTGGTGGATCATCTCGCCCTCCGCCTGGCCGGCCCCGACGCCGGGTTGCGTGCCGAGCTGGCCGTGGCCCAGCTGGTGGGCCTGGGCGTGATGTACGGGATCGCGCGCGGCCCCGCGCTGCGCGCGGGGGCGGCCGAGGACGTGGTGCGGCGCTTCGCCCCGACGGTGCAAATGCTGCTGACACCATGA
- a CDS encoding HAMP domain-containing sensor histidine kinase, with the protein MSRPAGREPRRLTRWWRRRSLRSRLTVIAATAIAVSVFVAFQVASELLAWELQDTAEDQLRADSRVLATNAERAGLAQVQLPPYPGSGRLVRVILPDGSIRTPAGQPALPPVSERAGRVAQGASADLMESGDSEEDGYLIYTLRAGDGAVQVVRVTDDEPINEFGLGMLLIGLLCVVGGALVGRTVARTGLAPIDRLTAAAVRVAHTRDLDTDIPDEGGGEIRRLIQSINDMLAALRDSRRAQRLLAEDAAHELKTPLTSLRLNVELLIRLDRRGTLDSALPAESRTRLLNDLGAQVAELSTLAAELTDLARGDVSDESTEVLDFANVVVAAATRARSRVPDIEVALDVTSVWVSGRPAALERAVLNLIDNAGKWSPADQPVQVLLRAQGASAVLEVNDAGPGIDAADVPRVFDRFYRADSARALPGSGLGLSIVQRVVDAHGGRATIARSARGGALLRVDLPAAAPPAITRLTSGDDTAVR; encoded by the coding sequence GTGAGCAGGCCCGCCGGCCGGGAACCGCGCCGGCTGACCCGATGGTGGCGGCGGCGGTCGCTGCGGAGCAGGCTGACGGTGATCGCGGCGACGGCCATCGCGGTCAGCGTATTCGTGGCCTTCCAGGTGGCCAGCGAGCTACTGGCCTGGGAGCTGCAGGACACCGCGGAGGATCAGCTACGCGCCGACTCCCGCGTCCTGGCGACGAACGCTGAGCGCGCCGGTCTGGCGCAGGTCCAGCTACCGCCGTATCCCGGATCCGGTCGGCTGGTGCGGGTCATCCTGCCCGACGGCTCGATCCGGACGCCGGCCGGCCAACCCGCGCTGCCCCCGGTCAGCGAGCGCGCCGGGCGCGTGGCGCAGGGCGCGTCGGCCGACCTGATGGAGTCGGGCGACAGCGAGGAGGACGGCTACCTCATCTACACGCTGCGGGCGGGCGACGGCGCGGTCCAGGTGGTCCGCGTCACCGACGACGAACCGATCAACGAGTTCGGGTTGGGCATGCTGCTGATCGGGCTGCTCTGCGTGGTCGGCGGCGCCCTTGTCGGGCGGACCGTGGCGCGGACCGGGCTGGCACCGATCGACCGGCTGACCGCCGCCGCGGTACGTGTCGCGCACACCCGGGATCTCGACACCGACATCCCGGATGAGGGCGGTGGGGAGATCCGGCGGCTGATCCAGTCGATCAACGACATGCTCGCCGCGCTCCGGGACTCCCGGCGGGCCCAGCGGCTGCTCGCCGAGGACGCCGCCCACGAGCTCAAGACCCCGCTCACCAGCCTGCGTCTCAACGTCGAGCTGCTGATCCGGCTCGATCGGCGCGGCACCCTGGACAGCGCACTGCCGGCGGAGAGCCGGACCCGGCTGCTCAACGATCTCGGCGCGCAGGTGGCCGAGTTGAGCACCCTAGCCGCCGAGCTGACCGACCTGGCGCGCGGTGACGTCAGCGACGAGAGCACCGAGGTGCTCGACTTCGCCAACGTGGTGGTGGCCGCCGCGACCCGCGCGCGTTCCCGCGTGCCGGACATCGAGGTCGCGCTCGACGTGACCTCCGTGTGGGTGAGCGGGCGTCCCGCTGCGCTCGAGCGGGCGGTGCTCAACCTCATCGACAACGCCGGCAAGTGGTCCCCCGCGGACCAGCCGGTCCAGGTCCTGCTCCGTGCCCAGGGCGCGTCGGCGGTGCTTGAGGTCAACGACGCCGGGCCAGGCATCGACGCCGCCGACGTACCGCGGGTGTTCGACCGGTTTTACCGTGCCGACAGCGCCCGGGCGCTGCCGGGATCCGGTCTGGGGCTGTCGATCGTGCAGCGGGTCGTCGACGCCCACGGCGGCCGGGCCACCATCGCCCGCTCCGCACGCGGTGGCGCGCTGCTTCGGGTCGACCTTCCGGCCGCGGCCCCGCCCGCGATCACGCGGCTCACCTCCGGGGATGACACCGCGGTGCGCTGA
- a CDS encoding MMPL family transporter — MAVNAAPSGEAPPGRWVPWLVIGLWVALAVVMVPLSGKLSSVTTDSAVDTLPASAESTKVAALDDSLPGGDSDTFVFVYHRAGGMTDADRATVERHYNTLAKRYPPKATAAAGEDDEGSPTSPSTDGKAMMFSLEVSTTYGPPEDVVGPLRDAAKDRPSGLELDVTGPGAIDGDMEAVFDGIDLQVLLTTIVVVTLLLILTYRSPVLWLIPLVAVGAAALTAMATVYLLVKGFGIVVNDQNSALLTILVFGVGTDYALLLIARYREALHHHENVRVAMVHALRGAAPAIVASAATVVAGLLCLLVADLNSTSGLGPIGAAGILCALVAMLTLFPAVLVVLGRRIFWPAIPRFSTAVEEKPGLWGRLGTAISRRRWVATLGSLGVLGVLALGLAGNTGALREQDQFLSAPDSVTGFTVLRQHFPELGGQPMTIFTRPAQQERVLDIVKDTRGVALAIPEQTSKGWANISAFPKDAPDTAAEYDTIKRVRTAVHAVSGAEAIVGGPSAENLDTEVTTKRDEKLVIPLVLAVVLIILGLLLRAILAPLVLMATVIVSFAAAFGGSVFVFDTILGFKGVDYSVPLLAFLFLVALGVDYNIFLASRAREETVRLGTRAGMLKALSATGGVITSAGLVLAATFAVLTSLPLVMLIEVGFLVTFGVLLDALLVRSVLVPALTLLVGRRIWWPSRLSRPAAEPPDGQQSLADDKEPALQR; from the coding sequence ATGGCAGTCAACGCAGCGCCGTCCGGGGAAGCGCCGCCCGGCCGGTGGGTGCCGTGGTTGGTAATTGGCTTGTGGGTGGCGCTGGCGGTGGTCATGGTGCCGCTGAGCGGAAAGTTGAGCTCGGTCACCACCGACAGCGCCGTAGACACCCTGCCGGCCAGTGCCGAGTCCACCAAGGTGGCGGCGTTGGACGACAGTCTCCCCGGCGGTGACAGCGACACGTTCGTCTTCGTGTACCACCGCGCCGGCGGCATGACCGACGCCGACCGCGCGACGGTCGAGCGCCACTACAACACCCTTGCCAAGCGGTACCCCCCGAAGGCGACGGCGGCGGCCGGCGAGGACGACGAGGGCTCACCCACGAGCCCCTCCACTGACGGCAAGGCGATGATGTTCAGCCTTGAGGTGAGCACGACCTACGGCCCACCGGAGGACGTCGTCGGCCCGTTGCGTGACGCCGCGAAGGACCGCCCCTCCGGCCTGGAACTCGACGTGACCGGCCCGGGTGCGATCGACGGCGACATGGAAGCCGTCTTCGACGGCATCGACCTGCAGGTCCTCCTCACCACCATCGTCGTCGTCACGCTCCTGCTCATCCTCACCTACCGCAGCCCGGTGTTGTGGCTCATCCCGCTCGTGGCCGTGGGCGCGGCCGCACTGACCGCGATGGCGACCGTCTACCTACTCGTCAAGGGCTTCGGCATCGTGGTCAACGACCAGAACTCGGCGCTGCTGACGATCCTCGTATTCGGCGTCGGCACGGACTACGCGCTCTTGCTCATCGCCCGATATCGGGAGGCACTGCACCACCACGAGAACGTCCGGGTCGCGATGGTCCACGCGCTACGCGGCGCAGCGCCGGCCATCGTCGCGTCCGCGGCCACCGTGGTCGCCGGCCTGCTCTGCCTGCTCGTCGCGGACCTGAACAGCACCAGCGGGTTGGGCCCGATCGGCGCGGCCGGCATCCTGTGCGCACTGGTGGCCATGCTGACGCTGTTCCCGGCGGTGCTCGTGGTGCTCGGCAGGCGGATCTTCTGGCCGGCCATCCCGCGGTTCAGCACGGCCGTGGAGGAGAAGCCGGGGCTGTGGGGACGGCTCGGCACCGCCATCAGCCGCCGCCGGTGGGTGGCGACGCTCGGCTCGCTCGGAGTCCTCGGCGTGCTCGCCCTCGGGCTGGCGGGCAACACCGGCGCCCTGCGGGAGCAGGACCAGTTCCTGTCCGCGCCGGATTCGGTCACCGGCTTCACCGTTCTCCGCCAGCACTTCCCGGAGCTTGGCGGCCAGCCGATGACGATCTTCACGCGGCCGGCGCAGCAGGAGCGGGTGCTCGACATCGTCAAGGACACTCGCGGTGTGGCCCTGGCCATCCCGGAGCAGACCAGCAAGGGATGGGCCAACATCTCCGCGTTCCCGAAGGACGCGCCGGACACCGCCGCGGAGTACGACACGATCAAGCGGGTGCGCACCGCCGTGCACGCGGTGAGCGGGGCGGAGGCGATCGTCGGCGGGCCGAGTGCGGAGAACCTCGACACCGAGGTGACCACCAAGCGCGATGAGAAGCTGGTCATCCCGCTGGTGCTCGCCGTCGTCCTGATCATCCTCGGGCTGCTGCTGCGCGCGATCCTGGCCCCGCTGGTCCTGATGGCCACCGTGATCGTCTCATTCGCCGCAGCCTTCGGCGGTAGCGTGTTCGTCTTCGACACGATCCTCGGGTTCAAGGGTGTCGACTATTCGGTGCCGCTGCTGGCATTCCTGTTCCTGGTGGCGCTCGGCGTCGACTACAACATCTTCCTGGCCAGCCGGGCCCGGGAGGAGACCGTGCGTCTCGGCACCAGAGCGGGCATGCTCAAAGCCCTCTCCGCCACCGGTGGCGTCATCACCTCGGCCGGCCTTGTCCTGGCGGCCACGTTCGCGGTCCTCACCTCACTTCCCCTGGTGATGCTGATCGAGGTCGGGTTCCTGGTCACCTTCGGCGTGCTGCTCGACGCCCTGCTGGTGCGGTCGGTGCTGGTGCCCGCCCTCACCCTGCTGGTCGGCCGGCGGATCTGGTGGCCGAGCCGACTGTCCCGTCCAGCGGCGGAGCCGCCGGACGGTCAACAGTCGCTCGCCGACGACAAGGAGCCCGCGCTGCAACGGTGA
- a CDS encoding MFS transporter encodes MTEPAPIPGLRGRFTIPSLAFGGILMAVMQTVVVPLLPDLPRLTGASAGTVSWTVTATLLAGAVLTPVLGRAGDMYGKKRVLISALTLMTVGSVMCALSSDITVIITARALQGAAAAVVPLSISILRDELPPERRGSAVAMMSSTVGIGAALGLPLAALVIQYADWHVMFWLTSALGALGVAAVAWAVRESPVREPGRFDVVGTLGLAAGLVCLLLGVSQGGQWGWTSGRILVLFPAAVVVLALWSWHQLRAKAPLVDLRLAARPRVGLPHVAALLTGFAFYANTLVTAQLVQAPKATGYGLELSIVATGLCLLPGGITMLLFSPVSARISEARGPRVTLALGAVVIACGYAVRIADSRDLWMIIAGAAVVSTGTTLAYSALPTLILRAVPAEQTASANGVNVLMRTIGQATSSAAVAAILVHHTSGVGGTQVATLHGYLLTFTMAGAIALVACAAALVIPRDEAAANPPRQARRRVPAVAPERTGKGA; translated from the coding sequence ATGACGGAACCCGCCCCGATACCCGGCCTGCGGGGTCGGTTCACCATCCCGTCACTGGCCTTCGGCGGGATCCTGATGGCGGTCATGCAGACCGTCGTCGTACCGCTCCTGCCGGACCTCCCGAGGCTTACTGGCGCCTCGGCAGGAACGGTGTCCTGGACGGTGACCGCGACACTGCTCGCCGGCGCAGTACTCACTCCGGTGCTCGGCCGGGCCGGCGACATGTACGGCAAGAAGCGGGTGCTCATCTCGGCGCTGACGCTGATGACGGTCGGGTCGGTGATGTGCGCGCTCTCCTCCGATATCACCGTGATCATCACGGCCCGTGCGCTACAGGGTGCGGCGGCCGCCGTGGTACCGCTGTCGATCAGCATCCTGCGCGACGAACTGCCGCCGGAGCGCCGCGGATCGGCCGTCGCGATGATGAGCTCCACCGTCGGGATCGGTGCCGCCCTCGGCCTGCCGCTGGCTGCCCTGGTGATCCAGTACGCCGACTGGCATGTGATGTTCTGGCTGACCAGCGCCCTGGGTGCGCTGGGGGTCGCAGCCGTCGCCTGGGCGGTACGTGAGTCGCCGGTCCGCGAGCCGGGCCGCTTCGACGTCGTCGGCACCCTGGGGCTCGCCGCTGGTCTGGTGTGCCTGCTGCTGGGCGTCTCCCAGGGCGGGCAGTGGGGCTGGACCAGCGGCCGCATCCTCGTCCTCTTCCCCGCCGCCGTGGTGGTCCTGGCCCTGTGGTCGTGGCATCAACTGCGCGCGAAGGCGCCACTGGTGGATCTGCGACTCGCAGCACGGCCACGGGTCGGCCTGCCGCATGTGGCTGCCCTGCTCACCGGCTTCGCGTTCTACGCCAACACCCTGGTGACGGCCCAGTTGGTGCAGGCGCCGAAGGCCACCGGCTACGGTCTCGAACTGTCCATCGTCGCCACCGGCCTGTGCCTGCTGCCCGGCGGTATCACCATGCTCCTGTTCTCGCCTGTTTCCGCCCGGATCTCCGAGGCCCGCGGGCCACGCGTCACCCTGGCGCTGGGCGCCGTCGTCATCGCCTGCGGCTATGCGGTGCGCATCGCCGACAGCCGCGATCTGTGGATGATCATCGCGGGTGCGGCGGTGGTCTCCACCGGCACCACCCTGGCCTACTCGGCGCTCCCCACCCTGATCCTGCGCGCCGTCCCGGCGGAGCAGACGGCCTCCGCCAACGGCGTCAACGTTCTGATGCGCACGATCGGCCAGGCCACGTCCAGCGCCGCCGTCGCAGCCATCCTGGTACACCACACCAGTGGAGTCGGCGGTACCCAAGTCGCCACGCTGCACGGTTACCTGCTGACGTTCACCATGGCCGGCGCAATCGCCCTCGTGGCATGCGCCGCAGCCCTGGTCATCCCGCGCGACGAGGCGGCGGCCAACCCGCCGCGCCAGGCACGCCGCAGGGTCCCCGCCGTCGCCCCGGAGAGGACCGGGAAGGGAGCGTAA